One region of Candidatus Bathyarchaeia archaeon genomic DNA includes:
- a CDS encoding twin-arginine translocase TatA/TatE family subunit produces MALGDPFQILLILGVLAVILIWGPQKIPELARSIGRARKEFDDASKGLTNPISSSQPSLSASDPLTDTAHKLGINTQGKTRQEISDEIVKAAQTK; encoded by the coding sequence ATGGCTTTAGGAGACCCGTTCCAGATCCTACTGATACTGGGCGTACTTGCCGTAATACTGATCTGGGGCCCACAAAAGATACCGGAGCTAGCGAGGTCCATCGGAAGGGCACGCAAAGAATTCGACGACGCTTCGAAGGGACTTACGAATCCCATCTCTTCCTCTCAGCCGAGCCTCTCTGCGTCTGACCCACTGACCGATACCGCCCATAAGTTGGGAATCAATACCCAAGGCAAGACTCGACAAGAGATATCTGACGAGATCGTCAAAGCAGCCCAGACAAAGTAG
- a CDS encoding twin-arginine translocase subunit TatC, producing MKLSEEERSRDKVLPLWDHISELSKRVKVWIYSFVIATLFYLAFPSDLSFLQNPFQVYHPIITTILGGIRTRLLPSQYILIGGTVTTPLELIVVGSAVFGFATSVPVLAYEVYKFVDPAIKPSEKQSVYPFVAAFSILFLVGASFAFFVLLPFIFLFSLPFFQAVGISTFIYADQFYNLVFFVMVLAGFAFTIPVFFVLLVKLHVLGTKMLTKNRKYVWASILVLTAIASPDGGPLADVALFVPIIVLLEGAIWYAKRYEKGRAENELSTPPVEITCNYCGGDMDASGVFCGRCGKSRF from the coding sequence GTGAAGCTTTCGGAAGAAGAACGATCTCGGGATAAAGTTCTCCCCCTGTGGGATCATATCTCAGAGCTTTCCAAACGAGTCAAGGTTTGGATCTATTCCTTTGTTATTGCAACGCTCTTCTACCTTGCATTCCCATCTGACTTATCGTTCTTACAGAACCCCTTCCAAGTGTACCATCCAATAATCACGACCATTCTCGGTGGCATTAGGACTAGACTGTTGCCCTCGCAGTACATACTGATCGGGGGAACAGTCACCACGCCTCTGGAACTAATCGTCGTAGGATCGGCGGTGTTCGGATTCGCCACAAGTGTCCCTGTACTCGCGTACGAAGTGTACAAGTTTGTAGACCCGGCAATCAAGCCGAGCGAAAAACAGTCGGTGTACCCGTTCGTCGCTGCGTTTTCCATCTTGTTTTTGGTGGGGGCGTCGTTCGCGTTTTTCGTTCTGCTTCCGTTCATATTCTTATTCTCTCTGCCCTTCTTCCAGGCTGTCGGAATATCGACCTTCATTTACGCGGACCAATTCTACAACCTCGTTTTCTTCGTCATGGTTCTCGCAGGCTTTGCCTTCACGATCCCTGTCTTCTTCGTGCTGTTGGTCAAATTGCATGTTCTCGGGACCAAGATGCTAACCAAGAATCGGAAGTATGTCTGGGCCTCAATCTTGGTTTTGACGGCGATAGCATCACCAGACGGTGGACCTTTGGCCGACGTCGCACTGTTTGTTCCGATAATCGTCCTTCTGGAAGGTGCAATCTGGTATGCCAAGCGGTACGAAAAGGGACGAGCGGAAAACGAATTGAGTACACCGCCTGTCGAAATCACATGCAACTATTGTGGGGGAGACATGGACGCAAGCGGAGTCTTCTGCGGTCGTTGTGGAAAATCAAGGTTCTAG
- a CDS encoding winged helix-turn-helix domain-containing protein, whose protein sequence is MIMIKSQPLSELGQLLHKIPFLQTTSREDPRVSLYGEKYLKRLLWYLFAGTRGGPSRAEIIKALQNRPCNANQLAQILRVDYKTIQHHVGVLEENGLIIPSNKGSYGAVLFLTPKMEEALPILDEIWSKIGRRKINETNVE, encoded by the coding sequence ATGATAATGATAAAGTCGCAACCGCTTTCTGAACTTGGTCAACTCCTTCATAAGATCCCATTTTTACAAACCACGTCAAGAGAAGACCCAAGGGTCTCTCTCTACGGCGAGAAATACCTCAAACGACTCCTGTGGTATCTGTTCGCCGGAACGCGTGGAGGACCTAGCAGGGCTGAGATCATTAAGGCACTGCAGAATCGTCCTTGCAACGCAAATCAACTCGCGCAGATCCTCCGCGTTGACTACAAAACCATCCAGCACCATGTTGGGGTTCTAGAAGAGAATGGGCTGATCATTCCCTCGAACAAGGGATCGTATGGTGCTGTTCTCTTTCTTACCCCCAAGATGGAGGAAGCTCTTCCAATCCTCGACGAGATTTGGAGTAAAATTGGAAGAAGAAAGATAAACGAAACAAATGTGGAGTAA
- a CDS encoding twin-arginine translocation signal domain-containing protein: MKDNKKTDEKVQSEADYSNKISRRDFLKFGVGAAAVAAGATALIGKIPVPAEQAKTPAANNSPEPIVASVSGDQLTVMNGLVSVKVKDAGLAAQIAEKLREGN; encoded by the coding sequence TTGAAAGATAACAAGAAGACTGACGAGAAAGTTCAGTCCGAAGCGGACTACAGCAACAAGATATCCCGAAGAGATTTCCTGAAATTCGGTGTCGGCGCTGCCGCTGTGGCTGCAGGTGCCACAGCCCTCATAGGCAAAATCCCGGTCCCAGCAGAGCAAGCGAAAACGCCTGCGGCTAACAATAGCCCGGAGCCCATTGTCGCTTCTGTAAGTGGTGATCAGCTAACAGTCATGAACGGACTGGTTTCGGTGAAAGTGAAGGATGCAGGGTTAGCTGCTCAGATCGCAGAAAAGCTGCGAGAAGGGAACTAG
- a CDS encoding DUF4331 domain-containing protein — translation MTSHREAPKISKDPVADNTDLYAFISPDKPDTATILANYIPLQEPAGGPNFNTFGDDVLYEIVIDNNGDGIEDITYQFRFKTKIGNPNTFLYATGPIGSLTDSSWNVKQFYSVTKVVGPRRKGRSTIQGTDLPTPPVNIGPRSTPKYTDLANAAINTLSDGSTVFAGQRDEAFFVDLGSIFDLGALRPVQNFHLIPTTAAPGVDATKGFNVHTIAIQVARSKLTSDGSTPTDPLGKNSTIGIWASASRRKAAILPNDGDSARSGDDEPDGVVTGPFTQVSRLGMPLINEVIIPLGKKDFWNTSLPRFDSQFLQYYQTPELQKLLPVLYPGVFPNLAAVTEARADLIAILLTGIPAGIIPGFQNFTGPLQADYLRLNLAIPPNNTNPNRLGLVGGDPAGFPNGRRVLDDVVDVEVKAIAGATLPLVDKNFTTDGAVSLVSQGITGNPVQPPNGTPFLSVFPYLPHPVPGYEHSHDP, via the coding sequence TTGACCTCTCATAGAGAAGCACCTAAGATCTCCAAGGACCCGGTCGCAGACAACACCGACCTCTACGCCTTTATCAGCCCGGACAAGCCTGACACAGCAACCATTCTAGCCAATTACATTCCATTGCAGGAACCCGCTGGTGGCCCCAACTTCAACACATTCGGGGACGACGTTCTCTACGAGATAGTGATAGACAACAATGGCGACGGAATAGAAGACATAACCTACCAGTTCAGATTCAAGACCAAGATCGGCAATCCGAACACTTTCCTTTACGCCACCGGACCGATCGGGTCCCTCACCGATTCATCATGGAACGTCAAACAGTTCTATTCGGTCACAAAGGTAGTCGGACCCCGCAGGAAAGGCAGATCCACGATCCAGGGAACCGACCTCCCAACCCCACCAGTCAACATTGGACCACGGTCGACACCGAAGTATACAGACCTAGCAAACGCGGCGATCAATACGTTAAGCGACGGTTCGACCGTATTCGCTGGTCAGAGAGACGAAGCATTCTTCGTAGACCTTGGATCAATATTCGACCTCGGAGCTCTTAGACCGGTCCAGAACTTCCACCTCATACCTACAACCGCGGCCCCAGGAGTCGACGCAACAAAGGGGTTCAACGTCCATACTATCGCGATACAAGTTGCTAGGAGCAAACTAACATCCGACGGATCGACCCCCACCGATCCGCTAGGAAAGAACTCAACGATTGGAATATGGGCATCAGCAAGTCGACGAAAGGCAGCCATCCTTCCAAACGATGGAGACAGCGCCAGATCGGGCGACGACGAACCTGATGGAGTCGTGACCGGACCCTTCACACAAGTGTCCCGGTTGGGAATGCCACTGATCAACGAAGTGATAATCCCACTAGGCAAGAAAGATTTCTGGAACACGTCTCTTCCAAGGTTCGACTCCCAATTCCTCCAATATTACCAGACACCCGAACTCCAAAAGCTGCTCCCTGTGCTCTACCCAGGAGTGTTCCCGAACCTGGCAGCAGTTACTGAGGCCCGCGCAGATCTCATAGCAATACTTCTAACAGGAATACCCGCTGGCATCATTCCAGGGTTCCAAAACTTCACAGGACCCCTCCAAGCAGACTATCTCCGCCTGAACCTTGCAATACCTCCAAACAATACCAACCCCAACCGGCTAGGACTCGTCGGGGGAGACCCTGCAGGATTTCCCAACGGGAGAAGAGTCCTAGATGATGTAGTGGATGTAGAAGTCAAGGCAATAGCAGGCGCCACTCTGCCTCTAGTGGACAAGAACTTCACAACGGATGGTGCCGTAAGTCTCGTTTCACAAGGAATCACGGGGAATCCCGTCCAACCGCCCAACGGCACACCGTTTCTGTCAGTGTTTCCGTACCTACCGCACCCGGTCCCTGGCTACGAACACTCTCACGACCCGTAA
- a CDS encoding adenylosuccinate synthetase, which translates to MPCTVIVGGFFGDEGKGKIAAYLAMKDKPHICVRGGNGPNAGHTVIHGGIKYSLRLIPSGFVNPSTRLLVGPGVPVDPSVLLDELRLTDSERRIEVDNQCAIVEPRHKEQESRSDHLSKKVGSTKSGVGACNAERALRMVKLAQQIPSLKPYVGDTVGEIQEALSENKKVMIEGTQGTFLSLYHGTYPYVTSKDTTASAACADVGVGPTQVDDVIVIFKAYVTRVGEGPLEGQLDRDEVARRGWTEFGTVTGRERRAAPFDFKLARRAVQLNGATQIALTKLDVLFPGAKGTRRLEDLDGRAKEFISRIEQETGVSVTLIGTGPGEEDIIDRRRNNESMAVQPVLESKKLRRVEARR; encoded by the coding sequence TTGCCCTGCACGGTTATTGTTGGCGGATTCTTCGGGGACGAGGGAAAAGGGAAGATAGCCGCTTATCTGGCGATGAAGGATAAACCCCACATATGCGTTCGGGGCGGGAACGGCCCCAACGCGGGCCACACCGTAATCCACGGTGGTATCAAGTACTCGCTGAGGCTAATTCCGAGCGGGTTTGTCAACCCCTCGACCCGCCTTCTAGTCGGCCCCGGGGTCCCCGTCGACCCCAGCGTGCTCCTCGACGAACTCCGCCTGACCGACTCGGAGCGCAGGATCGAAGTCGACAACCAGTGCGCAATCGTTGAACCACGACACAAGGAGCAAGAATCACGTTCAGATCACCTGTCAAAGAAAGTCGGCTCCACAAAGAGTGGGGTTGGAGCTTGCAATGCAGAGCGAGCATTGAGAATGGTGAAATTGGCTCAGCAGATTCCGAGCCTCAAACCATACGTCGGCGATACTGTTGGAGAAATTCAGGAAGCGCTTTCTGAGAACAAGAAGGTCATGATTGAAGGGACCCAAGGCACCTTTCTCAGCCTGTATCACGGAACATATCCCTACGTCACCTCCAAAGATACAACCGCCTCTGCGGCATGCGCCGATGTTGGCGTCGGTCCCACTCAAGTTGACGATGTGATTGTCATCTTCAAGGCCTACGTAACACGAGTAGGAGAAGGACCCCTAGAGGGACAACTAGATCGTGATGAAGTTGCGCGCCGCGGGTGGACGGAGTTTGGAACGGTTACCGGGAGAGAGAGAAGAGCCGCACCTTTCGATTTCAAACTCGCAAGGAGAGCTGTTCAACTCAACGGCGCAACACAGATCGCATTGACCAAACTCGACGTGCTGTTCCCTGGCGCCAAGGGGACCCGGCGGCTGGAAGATCTCGATGGACGAGCCAAAGAATTCATTTCGAGGATCGAGCAAGAGACCGGAGTCTCCGTTACTTTGATTGGAACCGGACCCGGAGAAGAGGACATTATTGACCGAAGGAGAAACAATGAGTCGATGGCTGTTCAACCAGTGCTTGAATCCAAGAAACTCAGGCGCGTCGAAGCTAGAAGATAG
- the cofC gene encoding 2-phospho-L-lactate guanylyltransferase — MTKNFAIIPVKGLIDSKSRLSQSLSPKDKKTLIIALLEDVLAAAEGSELFSRILVVSPDPNVEKAANLREGSFLRQEGQGLNAGVRQSTLFALTQKASSVAVILADIPLLEPRDLKELYSLGDSVPMVVLSPSLKAGTNIMVREPPNVIDPSYGRWSFSTHLRAAQKSGAVVYSFSNPRLSFDVDTPEDLITMRRKDPLAKTHTGGCLEETELLHAIPQSAR, encoded by the coding sequence TTGACAAAGAACTTCGCGATCATTCCTGTTAAGGGCCTCATCGATAGCAAAAGCAGGCTTTCCCAATCCCTTAGCCCAAAAGACAAGAAAACACTCATCATCGCTTTGTTGGAGGACGTGCTGGCCGCAGCCGAGGGATCCGAACTTTTCAGTCGAATCCTAGTTGTTTCTCCGGACCCGAATGTTGAGAAGGCGGCCAACTTGCGTGAAGGATCATTTCTCCGCCAGGAAGGACAAGGGCTCAACGCAGGTGTCCGACAATCAACGCTTTTTGCTCTCACGCAGAAGGCGTCCTCTGTGGCCGTGATCCTTGCAGACATTCCGCTTCTGGAACCGAGAGACCTGAAAGAACTGTACTCGCTCGGAGACTCAGTTCCTATGGTCGTCTTATCTCCGTCGCTGAAGGCGGGGACAAACATCATGGTTCGAGAACCTCCCAACGTTATTGACCCATCCTATGGAAGATGGAGTTTCAGCACTCACCTTCGAGCAGCTCAGAAGAGCGGGGCCGTTGTTTATTCCTTCTCGAATCCCCGCTTGTCTTTCGACGTTGACACCCCGGAGGATCTGATCACCATGAGGAGAAAGGACCCTCTGGCAAAAACACACACGGGTGGATGTCTTGAAGAAACAGAATTGCTTCACGCCATACCACAAAGCGCCCGATAG
- the cofD gene encoding 2-phospho-L-lactate transferase, with protein MFRSVVCLAGGVGAARFLDGLAQVFPPEKVTAVVNTGDDLDYLGVHISPDIDIVTYTLAGIVDKEKGYGITGDTYNCMTQLERYSAETWFRIGDRDFATHLLRTAFLQQGFSQSELTEKIRTMLGVKVRILPMTDQMVATKIKTSAGLLDFQEYFVKRKYEDNVEDVSYEGASIAIPAPGVAESIEESEVIILCPSNPILSIGPILAVPGIRNALAKTKGRILGISPIVGGRSIKGPLDRIMRHLGLEVSPFGVAQLYKGLLRGFVIDDVDKAVAPNITGLGMKVASTQTIMDSSAARARLAEDTLKLAETL; from the coding sequence ATGTTTCGCTCAGTAGTCTGCCTCGCAGGTGGGGTAGGAGCAGCCCGTTTCCTGGACGGGCTTGCGCAAGTCTTTCCGCCTGAAAAGGTAACAGCAGTCGTTAACACAGGAGACGACCTTGACTACCTCGGGGTCCACATCAGCCCTGACATTGACATTGTAACGTATACGCTTGCGGGAATTGTTGACAAGGAAAAGGGGTACGGGATCACTGGGGACACTTACAATTGCATGACACAACTGGAACGATACTCAGCTGAGACATGGTTCCGTATCGGAGACAGAGATTTCGCGACCCATCTACTCAGAACTGCCTTCCTCCAACAAGGATTCAGCCAATCGGAATTGACCGAGAAAATTCGAACTATGCTAGGAGTGAAGGTCAGAATTCTGCCCATGACTGACCAAATGGTGGCTACGAAGATCAAGACCTCCGCCGGACTCTTGGATTTTCAAGAGTATTTCGTCAAGAGAAAATACGAAGATAACGTAGAGGACGTAAGCTACGAAGGAGCAAGCATAGCGATTCCTGCCCCAGGAGTTGCTGAATCGATAGAGGAGTCAGAAGTCATAATCCTCTGCCCAAGCAACCCCATCCTCAGCATCGGACCCATCCTCGCCGTACCCGGAATCCGGAACGCCCTAGCGAAGACGAAGGGCCGAATCCTCGGGATTAGTCCAATCGTTGGAGGGAGATCGATAAAGGGCCCCCTAGATCGAATCATGCGCCACTTGGGATTGGAGGTCTCTCCATTTGGAGTGGCTCAGCTCTACAAAGGACTCCTGAGAGGCTTCGTCATCGACGATGTTGACAAGGCTGTAGCTCCGAACATTACCGGGCTTGGAATGAAAGTTGCCTCAACACAGACAATTATGGACTCATCCGCCGCCAGAGCGCGATTGGCAGAAGATACGTTAAAACTGGCGGAAACCCTTTGA
- the glmS gene encoding glutamine--fructose-6-phosphate transaminase (isomerizing), which yields MCGIFGCILYDGKEAAPLIHAALKRLEYRGYDSVGEVTIADKQLTIKKDSGRLDEVHAKYNLDDLPGPVGVGHTRWATHGRPVKENSHPLVDCKSRIAVVHNGIIENYLDLKRELETKGHKFASRTDTEVVPHMVEEYLSQGLSLEEAFRKTVNRLEGAYSIVLTSVEKPKTILCARQESPLVLGLGDGEYYCASDIAAFLPLTRKALILEEGEMAILDPNGIKILRAKNGVAVKRDAITITWDPESAKKQGFRHFMLKEIHEQVHTIRDAMGTQEIYYDLLASKLMQADNVFVVACGTSYHAGLVGGQALMKLAGMNARVVVASEFSDEALDLVDSKTVVLAVSQSGETMDTLNAVRDAKAKGASIVSITNVLGSTLMRLSDVYIGQNAGPEIGVASTKAFTSQVTVLLRLAIAIGRKKGEVSSKEISALEEALHRTPALIQNLLNTKVEAVKKIAESCSGASSICFLGRGINVPTSLEGRLKLLELSYIPAMAYPAGESKHGFIALVEEGFPVVFVAPKDETHKKIIGNIMEMKARGARIIAIIEEGDEEIRNLSDDVIEIPESLPSLATPVAYVVPLQLLAYYMSVILGHDPDYPRNLAKSVTVE from the coding sequence TTGTGTGGAATATTCGGCTGCATACTCTACGACGGCAAAGAAGCAGCTCCCTTAATCCACGCTGCTCTCAAACGACTCGAGTATAGAGGATACGATTCCGTAGGCGAAGTAACCATTGCGGATAAACAGCTCACGATAAAGAAGGACAGCGGACGACTTGACGAGGTTCACGCGAAATACAACCTTGACGATCTCCCCGGACCGGTAGGCGTTGGACACACCCGCTGGGCAACACACGGACGCCCAGTCAAAGAAAACTCTCACCCGTTGGTCGACTGCAAATCCCGGATCGCTGTCGTCCACAACGGCATCATAGAAAACTATCTCGACCTCAAGCGCGAACTCGAAACCAAGGGCCACAAGTTCGCCTCAAGAACGGACACCGAAGTTGTGCCGCATATGGTTGAAGAATATCTCAGCCAGGGGCTCAGTCTTGAAGAGGCTTTCAGGAAAACTGTCAATCGGCTAGAAGGAGCTTACTCCATAGTCCTAACGAGTGTGGAGAAACCGAAAACGATTCTGTGCGCTCGCCAGGAGAGCCCATTGGTCCTGGGATTAGGAGATGGAGAGTACTACTGCGCGAGCGACATCGCGGCCTTCCTCCCTCTAACACGAAAGGCATTGATTCTAGAGGAAGGAGAAATGGCCATTCTCGATCCGAACGGGATCAAGATTCTCAGAGCGAAAAACGGGGTTGCCGTAAAACGTGATGCCATCACGATTACCTGGGACCCAGAGTCCGCGAAGAAACAGGGCTTCCGTCATTTCATGCTCAAGGAAATCCACGAGCAAGTTCACACGATAAGAGATGCGATGGGGACCCAGGAGATCTACTACGATCTTCTCGCCAGCAAACTGATGCAGGCCGATAATGTGTTCGTCGTTGCGTGCGGAACCTCATACCATGCCGGTCTCGTCGGAGGACAAGCCCTAATGAAACTTGCAGGAATGAACGCGCGGGTGGTGGTCGCATCAGAGTTCTCAGACGAGGCTCTCGACCTCGTCGACTCCAAGACAGTGGTCCTCGCAGTAAGCCAGTCAGGCGAGACGATGGACACTCTCAATGCGGTTAGGGACGCGAAGGCTAAGGGAGCCTCGATCGTCAGCATAACAAATGTCCTCGGTTCCACCTTGATGCGCTTGTCCGACGTCTATATTGGACAGAACGCTGGACCGGAGATCGGGGTCGCATCAACAAAGGCTTTCACCTCGCAAGTCACTGTTCTGCTCAGACTCGCGATTGCGATCGGTAGAAAGAAGGGCGAAGTTTCATCGAAAGAGATCAGCGCGCTAGAAGAAGCACTGCACCGGACGCCTGCATTGATCCAGAACCTTCTGAACACGAAGGTTGAGGCCGTGAAAAAGATCGCCGAGAGTTGTAGCGGTGCGTCGAGCATCTGCTTCCTGGGTAGAGGAATCAACGTGCCAACATCCTTGGAAGGACGCTTGAAGCTGTTGGAGCTGAGCTACATCCCTGCAATGGCATACCCCGCTGGCGAAAGCAAACACGGTTTCATAGCGCTCGTCGAAGAAGGATTCCCAGTAGTATTCGTGGCGCCAAAGGACGAGACTCACAAGAAGATTATCGGCAATATCATGGAGATGAAGGCCCGTGGAGCACGGATAATCGCGATCATAGAAGAAGGAGACGAGGAGATTAGAAACCTATCCGACGACGTAATTGAGATACCGGAATCTCTACCATCGCTCGCAACTCCAGTCGCCTACGTCGTTCCACTACAACTCCTAGCCTACTACATGTCTGTAATTCTAGGTCACGACCCCGACTATCCTAGAAACCTGGCCAAAAGCGTCACTGTTGAATAG